Within the Gossypium raimondii isolate GPD5lz chromosome 12, ASM2569854v1, whole genome shotgun sequence genome, the region GCCGGTTTTCCTGGATCATCACCCCTAGATAGACCATATGGTGTTCAGAGTACGGGTTTCAATAATCCGAGGCCAGCAACTTCACGTCCTCTAAGCACCTCTAACTACCAATCCGTACCTACATATCAACAGCCATCCCCAATGTACACTAACCGGGGGCCTGTTGCCAAGAATGAGGCACCACCCAGGATAATCCCAATTTCTGCTCTGAATCCATATCAGGGCCGCTGGACAATAAAAGCCAGAGTAACAGCAAAGGGAGAACTTAGGCGCTACAACAATGCACGCGGTGAAGGAAAAGTTTTCTCTTTTGACCTCCTTGATTCTGATGGTGGAGAAATACGGGTGACCTGCTTTAATGCTGTGGTTGACCAATTCTATAACCAGATTGAAACTGGTAAGATATATTTGATTTCTAGGGGAAGTCTAAAACCCGCTCAGAAGGCATTTAATCACCTTAATAATGAGCATGAAATACTTCTTGATAGCACATCAACAATACAGCCATGTTATGAGGATGACAACAGAATTCCACGACAGCAATTTCATTTCCGTACCATAAGTGATATTGAATGTATGGAGAACAATAGTATTGTGGATATAATTGGTGTAGTATCATTTATCAGCCCTGCTGCTTCAATAATGAGAAAAAATGGTGTTGAAACTCAGAAGAGAACCCTTCATTTGAAGGACATGTCTGGCCGAAGCGTTGAGTTAACTTTATGGGGATCTTTATGCAATGCTGAAGGACAAAAGCTCCAATCTTTGTGTGATTCTGGGGAGTTTCCAGTTCTAGCTGTGAAAGCTGGTAGGGTGAATGATTTTAATGGGAAGGCAGTGGGCTCTATCTCTTCAACCCAGTTATTTATAGATCCTGATTTTCCTGAGGCTCATAGTTTAAAGAATTGGTTTGTCACTGATGGGAGGAACACTCCTACTGTCTCTATCTCCAGGGAAACGTCAAGTGTGAGTAGAACAGATAATAGAAAAACTTTATCACAAGTCAAAGATGAGAAGCTCGGAACTTCTGAGAAACCAGATTGGATTACAGTGGCAGCAAGGATTGCATACATCAAGTTGGACAATTTCTGCTATACAGCTTGTCCCATCATGAATGGGGATCGTCAATGCAACAAAAAGGTTACAAATAATGGAGATGGGAAGTGGTGGTGTGATAAATGTGATAGGTCAGTAGATGAATGTGACTACAGGTATATAATTCAGTTGCAGATACAGGATCATACAGGCATAATATGGGTGACTGCTTTTCAGGAATCTGGTCAGGATATCATGGGGGTGCCTGCAAAAGATTTGTACTATCTGAGGTATGAAAACCAAGAtgatgaaaaatttatggaaatCACTCGTCGAGTTATGTTTAATAAATACATATTCAAGTTAAAGGTAAAGGAGGAAACTTTTAGTGATGAACAGCGTGTGAAATCAACAGTGGTGAAAGtagaaaaagtaaatttttcgTCGGAAGCGAGGTACCTTTTGGATTTGATTGCTAAGATTAAAGCAAATGATTCAGGTCTTTTTGCACCAAAGGCAGAGTTTACCACTCCCAATACTGGACTGGATTACACCGGAGTTGGGATTGATGGAAGGAGGGATCTTGCACCACCAACTGCTAGTAGAGAATATGGATTACCAGTAAACCAAGGGGGTCAATATGGAAACCATTATGGTGGTTCTGGGGTTAGAGAATCTGCTTCGAACATGGATATATTCTGTAATAGTTGTGGGGTTACAGGTCATAGCTCTACAAATTGTCCTACCATCATGAATGGTCCAGTACAGGCCATTGGTAGGGGCTATTCTGATAGAGTATTTACTGGGGCAAGTGTTGGTGGTGTCTCAGGTGAGTGCTTTAAATGTCATCAAACTGGACATTGGGCCAGAGACTGCCCAAACTCTGGACGTTTACCTCCATTGAAGCACTGATTTTTCTTCAGGAAGATATGGAGGTGTTCAGAGGCAACAGGTAGGCTGGTTTTGAAGTTTTTTGGAATATGTATTGAACATTAAATCAGCCCATCATTTTGTAGCATATCATCTATCCCTTCTAATTGTATGTTATTGGTTTCTCAGGAGTTGGACATTGGACTTGGGAGGCATGAGTTGCTGCTGGAATGCCATTTGGACAACCTTAAAGTGAACTTAATAGGTTAGGGCTTTCTGGTAGAGACTTGAGATGGCGGTGGCCCAGGTTCTTTCATTTTGTATTGGGGTCATGCATGCGAAAAGCCTGATGAACTTGGCAGTCTGAAAAGGGTAGCTTTTCAAGCATTTTGGTTTTGGTGTATTTAGTGCCGACTCTATATCTTTACATATTGCATGGGTCTGTTTTCTACATGTAAAAAAATGGGATTGTGGTATAATCTTTGGTTGTACTAACCTTTTGTTGCATTGCGTGTTCCTGAATTTTATGACAAACACCTTCCATTGGTTTGCactgaaaattgaaattttcgtttttaaaaatGTGTCTATATAAAGTCACAAGCAGTAGAAACTAGAAAGCAATTGAATCTGTGCCATTATGACTTGTATGGAGGCAAAGGCATGATGAGGGCCGTCGGAGCTGTTCAAGTCAAGACAGGCACTCTGAATTTAGTTGTAGTAAAAAAATGAGGGGTGTACTCGCTCCCAACTAAGGACAATGTTTTTAAACATGAAATTCTACTATCAAGTGTTCCCATCCAAAACTCGTTGGATAACTTATTTGAACCTAACCAACCAAGTTTCCAAGCCAAAAACCGCAAAAGTATTTTCTAACCCaaaattcttcaagaaattagGAAGTTAATACTTAATAGTATAATTAATGACTAATTACagccaaattattgatattattcgaccttttatttttcaaaaaaaaaaaaacactggCTGCCCCAAGGCCTTAGCGGATAGTCGAACGTGGCAAAATAAATTGTTGTGATGGTCATTGGTTTAACAGCCACAGCCACACAGGCCagacataataaaataatttaaaaaaagccGCTTTGGCGAATCGTGAATTGGTGATTGTGTGAGCCACACGTCCTTTTGCTGTTGGTTTTCAGTAATCTTGCGTTTCTCCGTCGGGTTTCCAAGTTTCAGGGCTGAGCTCAACATCGAGGAAACCTCACGACACAACATCCATCCAGTAATTTCTCCACCTACTCTCGTTTCTTGTCATTTCCTCTTAGGttacaattaaaatgttagggTTTCTCGATTCTTCTCCTTAATATTGCTATTGCcattatgaataaataaattgcgAATGCTTCTTATTGTTTCCATCTGAATTACTAATATTGTTTTGTGTTGGAATCTGCTTTCAATTGCTTTTGGTTGAACCATTCAGTTGCAATTATTGTACTAGTATATGTATACTCGCTGTTCTTTCAGTTAGACATATAAACTATAGATAGAACGTCATATGAAAAAGGATTTCATGCTTTTGCGTTCCAATACCCTTAATTAGGAGCTGCTTCTAGCCTTATGCTTTCttcaattagttaaaatttccTGTTTATCAAATTTCATTCTTCAAAACAATGCAATCTATATTCTGGGCTTAGCAAGGAACCTTCAACATCcttttattttgcatttggctttttttttttttttgtaatctcAAAATTGGAGGTGGGTGCCTTCCCTCCCCTCATGTCAATTCAACCATTGGTTTCTCAAGTGTAGAGGCTTTCTTTGCAGGTAACTTGTTTTGGTTACTGGAGACAATGGACTTCGGGTTCAAGGGAATCAATGAGGACACATCTGCGTGCTCATTTAATGAGACAGACATTCAGAAATGTCCATTTCTTAAGAACATTAACAAACCCACCGACTTTTCATTCCCTTCAATGAGTTTTCCCATGCCTGTAAGTTCTTCTAGTCCTTTTTGTATCCTCCTTTTGGAGGATTCATGCATTGGTGtctgtgtgtatatatattatatgcatgcaaacatatataaattctGAACTGTTAAATAGCCCTTGCCCTTGAGTTGATTTCTTCAATATCTTTCTGCATGTACAGGGAACTAGAGGTCCTTTATTTGAAGATGGTCCAAACTTTGATATGGCATTTAAGCTTTTTCATGGGAAGGATGGCATTTTACCTCTCTCAGGGAGGTCTGATGTTCCCTGTGACAGAGACAAACAGGAGCCTACCATCCAATTTAACCCATTAGCAGGAAAAGCTGCAACAATTAGCCTTTCAGCTTTTAGCTCAGGAGGGCCCTTCAGCTTTGGTCCCTTCTCAGATAAAAGGAAGAACCAGAAAAAGAAATCCGACTCATCTAACAAACAAGAACCCTCTTCTCAGGTAATCACACATCCTTAGACCAATGCAATGTTTTAATTTAGAAGAATGATTTACACAATTTGAGGAATACAAAAATGAAGAGATGAGTGTAAGTATCATCACCGCAGCGCTGCATTGGCAAATAAGAATTGAACCCACCTAAATATGACATGATGTGAGGTCTCAACATCAACTTTGGAGCAAACTGTCTTTATGAGCCCATAAAAGATTTATACTTGTTATATTTCGGTATACGTTTTTAGGCTGGTCTTCATTAGTTCTGAAATACATTGATGCCTTCTAGAGAAAtgaatcaataatttaaaaatcaatggATCTTTTGTACAAGCTTAGCAGTATGAATTATGATTTTCCATGTAACCATTAGATGATGTATTTGATACCTGATAATCACTGCAAGCTACGCTGATTCTGAGAGGTATTATGATCCTTCAGAAAGGAAATTCATCAAATCATGATGCAATGGGAAACGAGTGGTTACAAAATGGGAATTGCCCAATTGCAAAATCTTACAGAGCAGTGAGTCGTGTCCTACCACTTGTGGCGACACCTTTTCATCTCTCACCTGCAATGAAGTTTAGATGCCCCCCTGCTGTAGTTGCCGCAAGGGCTGCCCTAGCACGCACTGCCCTTGTTAAAAACTTACGCCCTCAGCCACTGCCTGCAAAGATGTTTGTTATTGCTCTCTTGGGCATGGCAGCTAACGTGCCTTTGGGTGCTTGGAAGGAGCACActgaaaaattttctttatcatGGTTTGTAGCTGTGCATGCAGCTGTGCCCTTCATAGCCATGCTTCGGAAGTCCGTTGTAATGCCTAAAACAGCTATGGCCTTGACAATTGGAGCTTCTATCCTGGGGCAGGTTATTGGTTCAAGAGCTGAAAGGCAGCGGCTGAAAGCAGTGGCTGAAAGGGAGAAGGTGGCAGCTGAAACAGCCGTTGCTGCTGCTGTGGCTGGGTATAATGATCTAAGTCAGGTTGATCCTTCCGGTGCAAGCCACTGTGGTAGAGAAGGGGCTATCTGGGGACCCATTCCAGTGAAGGTGAGTCGACCATCCTCTTCATCAGACAGTGTGTGCTATtgacaaataaaagaaaagggctACTTTAAGTACTATATAGTAGAAATGGCCTGAGCAAAGTTTcatttttatagaatttggGAATGCTTAAGGTCATGTAGTAAAGTAATATGGCAGTTCCTAAGGTAAAGTAAACAGTTATTGCTAGAGACAGTTGTGTAAAATATGAATAGTACTTTCCTGTTTCTACTGTAAAAAGAAGACTACTTTTGATTTGAAGtgcatataatataaatattattgtgTTACGGAGTCGTTGATTGATGAATTCGGTGTGTTTGAACTTTGAACCTTGGGCTTGTAAGTTGTCTTTTAAGCACATGGAGAGCAAGTCCGGGTTGAAAAGTTATCcgggaatatatatatgtatgtatggttGAGAATACAGATATAATATTAAAGGATAGTAGTAGTAGTAATTATCTCCGGGAATTGAGGAGAACATGCGTTGTGGGAAATAGCAAGTTGAGCTAGattttttcttctcaaataaTTCAGAAGTAGGAACCGACGGTACCGGAGAGGGACATTCACTTAAAAACAACTGAATGCTTTTTCCTTGTAAGAATTTGCTTCCACTACTCAAACATAATGGTTTTTTACTCGTTAAAAACACTTTACTACGCTAGCTAGAGTTTAATGTATAGggttaatattcataatattcACTTCTaacatttatactttttttttccattttgatacttaaatttaGCAATTAAGTCCATTTCTGTCCTTAAATTTAGATCCCATCAAGAATTGATGATGTGGCAGACTTTTATATGTCATTATAGGGGCGTAGCTGGGGCTGGCAGGGGCCTTGGCCctcttaaaatgaatttttttttcatttaggtccctttaaaatttataaaagatttaaattagtaaaagtaaaattgcactttggccccttaaaaatgataaaattttgatttaatcctttaaaaattataaagatatagatattaaaatggtGGAATcgcatttttactattgtaaaaatatacaatgtAACTTTGGCCCCTTAAAGAAAATGTACGGCTTCACCCGTGtcattattgaaaaattaactaTCTACAATTGTCAATTttatggactaaaatgaaattaattatcaagtttATAGACTAAAACTTATACTAATCCGTATGTGTGTTCTTGTAAACATATGAATGGGTTATGACCATGGACATGAGATAAAAATGTCGTAATGAAAGGAATACAAGCAAAACGGGAGTAAAAAGTGAAGTAAAAGAGTTTGACCCTAATTAAGATGTGGAGCACGACTTGGTGAAGTATGCTATACTTTATTGAGGCACGTTGTTGCACAATAATTAGCCATTTGAATCCTAATTAAGGATCTCAATGTAAGAAAAAATTTGggtctaaaaataatatattctaTTCCTATCCTATCCGTCAAAGGCCAAGGACAAGTACAACGTACAAAAAAAGTGGTGAAAGACATGCATCCAATTCCAATCCAAGGTTAACATTAGCTGATGGATTTTGTTGTGATATATAAATATGGGCATTGAAATTAAGAAAGGCTGGGAATTGCCAAAGGCAAAGGGAAAAGGAAAGCAGAGGATGAGATGGGCAATTATTGAGGCAGGCAAGGCAGAGGATGGCACATGGTGATAACATGCCATGTGGTGCATTTCCCTTTCCATAtcatatgcttaaattaatttaatatatgtagCGACGGCAAATTACGTGATAGTAGGCGGGCATCAGgcatgtatatttattttcttttctttaatttttagtttaaaatggTAGGAAACGTGTTCATCTCATGACTCCGTGACAGCCAGACCGTCATTTCGGGGCCACTTATTCCCTAATTCCATGTGAAATCATTCATTACCTGCTCCCATTTTCATGTAATGTCTCGTCCCTAATGTTTTAccagatttaattattatttgttaaaattaattaatttgataaaaaaataaacttagaTAATTGTACTATACTAGTAAAAcaccttttgaaattaaaaagaaaaaagaaacagagatAGTCATCTAATTAGCTGCAACCTTTTCCCTTCTATATGTGTACTTTAATCACTGCTAATGaggaaaaaaaagtagaaatgaAGAGGTGACCAGATCTCCCAAAATCTCACCTTTTCCTTTCTTCCACTGAATGATGGGTGAATGGAGTTAATGAGCATGTTTAATTAATCTACCAAATGCCATTCAGTTTCAGTCCTACAGATTGCGACCCTTTCAAGCATAATTATTGACTTTAGTGGGTGAAAATCCAACATACTAATTAGTAGTTGGAGAATGGACATAGAATAATAAAAAGTCAAAACTACTAATCAGGGTTgaaaatttcctttatttttacttttattaattcaaaattacaaGTCCGAGTAGGTAGGATATCTGACCCTCTTTTGCTTTTACATAAGTCTCCAAGCAATAATATATCTAGGCTCCGGTGGAGACGTTTCAAAAAGTTAGATACAACcattgttattaattaatattttgattcgATTATCATTGTCTCTCGTGTTAAACTGAccaataattcattttacccaaaagtaaattaattaaacattttcgtaaattttaaacaataataatttaaaattatttaatacaaaCAAAGGAAGTTTCcttgaattttttcttttaagctttaatttgtgGCTTAACATGCTAATCAGgcattataaataattatattaataaccTCTACTCACATTTTCCTGGGAAACCATTGTCTggaagaattaaaaattaaatttggaccACCGACTACCACAGCCCCTACCTGAAAAATCAGCTCAAACTTCAAACATTATAAATTAGCCTGTAGTATCATGCGAAGTAATTTTCTTTACTTCTTTTGGACTTTAACTTTCCTTCAGCAGTGcttttttaatgataaaatgtgagaatattattaaaaaaatattaagataaaattaatctTGTTCTATATCGGTTTACGGTTCCTCTGTCTTACTACttgatttattttgtattatttcaATAGATTCTTCTCAAGTGTTATATGTAAAGattatttaaaacaagttttatatatacatgattttatttacaatataaATGCAAGACAAATTTAGAACAATTTTGCTTTCAATTAACATtacaaataacttttttttaaatatccaGTAAAACATAttacttataataatatttattataaaaattaagcaaatatacaaatataccttttctttttaaaaaataaaaaatatatatataatgatgtGCGTATCTAGGGAGTAGTCACTTCAAAGTCAAAGTGAATTCTCCCTAGATACGTTTATTCAATCCTAATTCGAACCTAAGGATTGTGCTGaaggtttaaaatttattggactaaaaattttgataaattaatttcaaaatgctTTTCTACTTCTTTCCTAGAATGTCCAATATTTGTTTTACATCTTCTCTGCGAAAGTGTTCAAATTCCATAAAGTCTTCTCGATTGTTGTTCAAAAGGTCTAACAATGTATGTATATTAGACTTTTTCGAGACAATTATAGATCTTGAGAGGCAATTTTGAGTggtcaataaaaatatatttcaatactatttcttttttttctatacataaatattatcttttatttaataaagataaattcgtaaattatcattatattcctgatatttaatgaattaaatacgataatataacttttttttgagattataattaatatattttaattatatcaaacattataaaatagtattccatgtatatgtacatgtatgtgATCCATTTGCTACTTGTAACCTTGGTGTTGTCGATATAAACTGTAATGTTATTTAGCGAGTTCCTTCCTGTGTTCTTCAAATAACCTGTGGGCAGACAGAGGGCTTAATTTGTCAGCCTGCCATAATATCCTGattaattaatagaatatatttttttaaagaaataggAATTTCTAATTCCTTAATATGTTGTCTATTTTCGAGATTATGCAAATTTAAACTTGTTAGACTAAATCCAATCAACATTCAAACTATCGGTTCATTTTCAGAAAGGGCCCActaaaaaatcttttatttttttatattactgtattaaaaatattttatttaaattatctaatttcagttatacaaaattaaaacttatctCTATTTCGAGTAATtgtgattaaaaaatattttattaaaattaataaaacagaCAACTTGTTCCGAAAAAGGAAAAGGATAAGAAAACCAAAGCAAAACGCGTTTGTgagaacaataaaataagaaaagcaaaaaaaaacaaaagtttaaaTAAAGTCAATAATAAACCAATGTCGGTGATTTGAAAGCTTCTCtctttagttttctttatttattttggttaaatttcataaaaggTCTTTGTATATGCATTTTGGGTGAATTTAGTCCTTCtaccataatttaattatttctaatctttcaattttccaaaatgtgtaTCTTTAGTCTTCGGGCAACTTTTTTCAGTCATCACATTTacattttgtcatttttgtccacaaatgttatacatacttttttttctaattttttaaatataccaaatatcaaggtatatatatatatatataaataaataaataagccatgtgatattattttagatataaataaaaaaagttgatcacaaaattaaaaatacatattttagatattattttcaagaaatgTGTCCGGTATGTTCAGATTTAGAAACAAGCAACCtctttgctttcttttttttttattggacAACAACTCATTTCAGTGCTACCTACGTGTAAATATATAGGGTTATCTCTTGAATTTGTCTATGGGTATTTAGTTGATTTCCCTGAATTTATATGATATCAATTAGGTTGGTATCTCTGAATTAATCTTCTTTGTTTGTGTTTACATGATATTACTAATCATTTAGTGGTGCCATGTGATAACCTCCCAATACGtcatgaatttaaaaatatagaaaattaatttatatatttttaatatttttaaaaataatttaaaattaatcaactcCGTGCAAAACTTAATGATTTAGTTAGGTTCGCAAAAAAGTACCAACttagttaaaaattagtttGTATCTCCGTGGAATTGTGTATACTAACtttgtaaaattttacattataacataaattttgtttaccattaatgaatttccttgaaaaagaaatgttgtaaaaatattttttaaatatataatgaataTAGAAATGCTTATACTAATGtgatttaatcttaaaatataaaaataaaatactaatattaataattttatagctcatttattttatatatttgttaaattaatttatttcaatgttaaaattattaatatttgatatttttcaaaCATTATATTACACTTGTCACCCTTTAGAGTCTAAAACTCTATtctaacaaatattattccttatatttttatctttgctCTACTTTTAAATAATGAAGCATGATAATAAGGAAATCTACGTGATCTTTGATTACCTTGATTATCTTTTGTTCAATGTTTCTATGTAATCTTTGATTaccttgattttattttgtcaaatctttttattttaatacggAAATCTTTGTTTACGGTAACTTataagatttttctttaatgaaACCTATTAACTACCGGTTGTCATCATATTAGTGCATCAAGTGATcttatattattagtatttggtacattaatatttttatcttttctgtttaaatatttatcaaccTCTTAATTCTGCTTACAAGTTTAAAAACTTCTCCgctaaatatttttctataatatatataatttttaaatttaaatatattaataaaaatatttaaatatcaagTAAGAATGGTCAATTTCAAGAGCTCGTAACCGTcgttattataattttttttacaaaaataatataaaacactcaatttgtaaataaaaaaaagtcaagaatatatatatatatagtttttatgccctttgttttaaaaagctttaataataaaataaacctaaacatATTAGTAGAAAAAGAAGCAATAGAAATTAGTGGAGACGAGGGGGATTCGACAGCCAGGCAGAAAGACAGGGCCAAGGACCTCTTTCACCTTATTTAAAAGCCTGAGCTTGTTCTGCGTTTGTTTGTGTTTACTTGTATGTTTTTGCAGCTCATTTATCTCTTTTCTTATCCTCCCATTCGTTTTAATACAAACCCCTGTACCGTAATTATACACACACCTCccctcttttttcttcttcctttttgtaACTCAGACAGTCACAGGCACCGTGTAATTGTAGAGAAGTGAGGCAAGGTACACTCAATTTCCAAATACaatccttcttttctttttcttgtttttctttagTGTATAACTCTGGCATTGCCTCAACAGATCtgacctctttttttttcttttttctttcttcctctctCTCTATCAATTTCCTATTCTCAGTTAATCACTTGGGAAAGTCTTGGTTTCTCCTTATATACATCAAACTGTGGTTCTTCTCCCTTCTAAATTACTAGTCCAACGAaatctttcctttgttttttttttttttattcttttccagTTTTCTTGGtgtttctaaattttgaataaagaaaaagttCCATACTTTGCTTCCAAGTTAGTGCATAAACGGCATATTGGCATTTGGTACTGTGTGCTTTTTGCATTTTTGTTCATTGGTTAATTGttgatgataaataaaaaacaaaaacaaaaagatccGGTTGGCCTTCACTGACCTCGATTTAACCTTTTCTTCCATGTCAAGGAAATGACTATAAAGCATGTCTGGGTTCCCTTTTTTCCTTTCCATGCTGTGGGTAGCAAGCCAAATCTGTAGTTTATCTGTTACCTTTTTGACTCAGTGGGGGAGAGTGTGTGTGTATCAAATATAGAATGAATGGGGACCGTGGTTATGATGCTAAGTTGGGTCCCTATATCATGTGAAAGATATAAAGGCAAAGTAACCATGCAGATATGTCGGTAGTAGTTGGCATTAGATCTCTCGAGTTTTACAGCTTTAAAGGTCTTGTCTTTAGGCTCCGCATTGCTAGCAAGATCTACATTAAATTTGATTCCTGGTGTGGTGGTGCGTGCGTGGTTTTCCTTTCCCTTTCCGTCCTCTACCGGGTTGATGGATGCTTTCTGTATCCATCACTCAGATCTCTCCTAGAAAGCTAACatctcattttaaaattaaaccatcAGTACGTGCACCTCATGTTACACATTGATGGgctttcttttttagttttttgcACACCAATTTTGTTCAACAACAGGCATTCACTTGCTCCCATCTACCCGAgggaaaaaaattcagaaacTGTGTTTCTCAGTTGAGTTCTTCGTTTCTGTTTTGACTGATTGTTGCTTTTGTATTGCAGTAACTAAATAGTTCTGAAATCATGAAGCATAAAGATGGAAAATATAATTCACAACCTGAAAAACCTTTCAAGATTGTCCCTGCAACATTGCTTGTTATCGTTCTATGTGGGTTTTCTTTCTATCTTGGAGGAATCTTCTGTTCTGAGAAAAGTCGACTAGAGGGAAAGAGTGTGCAGTATGTTTCCAAGACTGTTTCTTCTCCTAAGGAACCTGCAGTGGACCCCCTTCAAATCAAATCCATGGCTTTCCAGGAATGCAGCGCTGATTTCCAGGATTACACTCCATGCACTGATCCCCGGGTAATAATACATGACTGTTCATTTAATGAAGTTAAGGCTGCTTGACCTTAAATTGTTGTGCTGATGAGTTGTGTT harbors:
- the LOC105764943 gene encoding replication protein A 70 kDa DNA-binding subunit E, producing MEVNLTGGAVARIINREVSTERDLKPLLQVIELKEVQTTSKNPQQQQQEPKKSERYRLLLSDGSLTQQGMLATSKNELVKSSKLQIGSVIQLTQYICNVIQDRMIVIIIELDVIVEKCDIIGKPVAAPRSSRLTQAPTDQPGTVMAQSNSLGGSSVGGSMADRLNSAGTTLQQPRMNQWHGNSRSNESDQINYPAANAPPSYPKADPSAGFPGSSPLDRPYGVQSTGFNNPRPATSRPLSTSNYQSVPTYQQPSPMYTNRGPVAKNEAPPRIIPISALNPYQGRWTIKARVTAKGELRRYNNARGEGKVFSFDLLDSDGGEIRVTCFNAVVDQFYNQIETGKIYLISRGSLKPAQKAFNHLNNEHEILLDSTSTIQPCYEDDNRIPRQQFHFRTISDIECMENNSIVDIIGVVSFISPAASIMRKNGVETQKRTLHLKDMSGRSVELTLWGSLCNAEGQKLQSLCDSGEFPVLAVKAGRVNDFNGKAVGSISSTQLFIDPDFPEAHSLKNWFVTDGRNTPTVSISRETSSVSRTDNRKTLSQVKDEKLGTSEKPDWITVAARIAYIKLDNFCYTACPIMNGDRQCNKKVTNNGDGKWWCDKCDRSVDECDYRYIIQLQIQDHTGIIWVTAFQESGQDIMGVPAKDLYYLRYENQDDEKFMEITRRVMFNKYIFKLKVKEETFSDEQRVKSTVVKVEKVNFSSEARYLLDLIAKIKANDSGLFAPKAEFTTPNTGLDYTGVGIDGRRDLAPPTASREYGLPVNQGGQYGNHYGGSGVRESASNMDIFCNSCGVTGHSSTNCPTIMNGPVQAIGRGYSDRVFTGASVGGVSGECFKCHQTGHWARDCPNSGRLPPLKH
- the LOC105764944 gene encoding uncharacterized protein LOC105764944 — protein: MDFGFKGINEDTSACSFNETDIQKCPFLKNINKPTDFSFPSMSFPMPGTRGPLFEDGPNFDMAFKLFHGKDGILPLSGRSDVPCDRDKQEPTIQFNPLAGKAATISLSAFSSGGPFSFGPFSDKRKNQKKKSDSSNKQEPSSQKGNSSNHDAMGNEWLQNGNCPIAKSYRAVSRVLPLVATPFHLSPAMKFRCPPAVVAARAALARTALVKNLRPQPLPAKMFVIALLGMAANVPLGAWKEHTEKFSLSWFVAVHAAVPFIAMLRKSVVMPKTAMALTIGASILGQVIGSRAERQRLKAVAEREKVAAETAVAAAVAGYNDLSQVDPSGASHCGREGAIWGPIPVKVSRPSSSSDSVCY